The Chloroflexota bacterium DNA segment GCGATCATGAAATCGGGAGAGACGGGCCTGCCGGTGCAGATCGGAGGCTGATGGCTGCCGTTCTGAGTCAGTCACTGCCCATATTGACGTGGATGGTCGCGGGCTTCCTGTTTCGGCAGGCCCGCATCCTGCGTCCCGACGACGGGCACACGATGGCCCGCGTCATTATCAACGCCACGCTGCCGTCGCTGCTGTTCCTGTCGTTGGCGCGGGCCGAGTTGGCCGCCGGCAGCATTCTCGTTTTGAGTTTCTGCGGCGCGGCCATTCCGCTGGTCTTGCAGACGCTGGCCCGCCTTGCGGCCAGGGCGATGCGCCTGGAGAAGCCGGTGGCCGGCGTGCTTGTCATCAGCACCATGGTGAGCAATATCGGCTTCTTCCTGGTGCCGTTCTTCCTGACGTTCTACGGGACGGAGGGAATCAGTCGGCTGGCCGCCTTTGACCTGGGCAATTCGCTGGTGGGCAACAGTTACGCCTATTACACGGCGACGCGGCACGGGACCCATGCGTCGTCGGCGTGGCAGGCCGCGCTCAAGCGCGTGCTTGCGCTGCCCACGTTCTGGGCGAACATCCTGGGCATCACGGTGAACCTGGCGGGGCTGTCGCTGCCGGCGTGGCTGGTGCAGATTCTGGAGCCGGTGTCCAAGGCGAACGGGCCTCTCGCCATGCTCACGCTGGGGGCGTTCATTGAACTGCGGTT contains these protein-coding regions:
- a CDS encoding AEC family transporter, with product MAAVLSQSLPILTWMVAGFLFRQARILRPDDGHTMARVIINATLPSLLFLSLARAELAAGSILVLSFCGAAIPLVLQTLARLAARAMRLEKPVAGVLVISTMVSNIGFFLVPFFLTFYGTEGISRLAAFDLGNSLVGNSYAYYTATRHGTHASSAWQAALKRVLALPTFWANILGITVNLAGLSLPAWLVQILEPVSKANGPLAMLTLGAFIELRFSRWRPMLVAVALRIAGGWLAGQALVAAFGLQGLERAAVAMGAAMPIGIVVLVYASMEGLDTDFAAGAISLSMLVALAITPFLLAAY